A stretch of Ferribacterium limneticum DNA encodes these proteins:
- a CDS encoding NAD(P)/FAD-dependent oxidoreductase, whose product MLRLTELKLPLDHAKDALRPAICQRLGIADGELLDFTIFKRSYDARKKSAITLIYTVDLEVRDEAALLKRFGTDGHLVPKPDTQYKYVTQAPADLKSRPVVIGTGPCGLLAGLILAQMGFKPIILERGKAVRERTKDTWGLWRKNKLNPESNVQFGEGGAGTFSDGKLYSQIKDPQHHGRKVLEEFVKAGAPEEIMYVSKPHIGTFRLVKMVENMRATITELGGEIRFGSKVDRLVIEDHQVRGVVMADGETIATDHVVLAVGHSARDTFQALYEQGVYIEAKPFSIGFRVEHPQALIDKARFGPNAGNEILGAADYKLVHHCANGRAAYSFCMCPGGQVVAATSEEGRVVTNGMSQYSRAERNANAALVVNVNPEDFPGDYRTNPLAGIDFQRQWESAAFVAGGSTYAAPAQRVGDFLAGRPSTALGEVDPSYQPGVHMTDLSSCVPPYVIDALREAIPAFDKQIRGFAMADAVLTGVETRTSSPIRIKRGDDYQSINTRGLYPAGEGAGYAGGILSAGVDGIKVAEALALSMAKTVEAAAPARA is encoded by the coding sequence ATGTTGAGACTGACCGAACTGAAGTTGCCGCTCGACCACGCCAAGGACGCCCTGCGCCCGGCCATCTGCCAGCGCCTCGGCATAGCCGACGGCGAACTGCTCGATTTCACGATCTTCAAGCGCAGCTACGATGCGCGCAAGAAATCGGCCATCACGCTGATTTATACGGTTGATCTGGAAGTGCGCGACGAAGCAGCCTTGCTCAAGCGCTTTGGTACCGATGGTCATCTCGTTCCCAAGCCGGACACCCAATACAAATACGTAACCCAGGCCCCGGCTGATTTGAAGAGCCGCCCGGTCGTCATCGGCACCGGCCCCTGCGGCCTGCTGGCCGGGCTGATCCTGGCCCAGATGGGCTTCAAGCCGATCATTCTCGAACGCGGCAAGGCCGTGCGCGAGCGGACCAAGGACACCTGGGGCCTGTGGCGCAAGAACAAGCTCAACCCGGAATCGAACGTCCAGTTCGGCGAAGGCGGCGCCGGCACCTTCTCGGATGGCAAGCTCTACAGCCAGATCAAGGACCCGCAGCACCACGGCCGCAAGGTGCTCGAAGAGTTCGTCAAGGCCGGCGCGCCGGAAGAGATCATGTACGTCAGCAAACCGCACATCGGCACCTTCCGGCTGGTCAAGATGGTCGAGAACATGCGTGCGACGATCACAGAACTGGGTGGCGAAATCCGCTTCGGCAGCAAGGTCGACCGGCTGGTCATCGAAGACCATCAAGTGCGCGGCGTGGTCATGGCCGATGGCGAAACCATCGCCACCGACCACGTCGTCCTCGCCGTCGGCCACAGTGCCCGCGACACTTTCCAGGCGCTCTACGAGCAGGGCGTTTACATCGAAGCCAAGCCCTTCTCCATCGGCTTCCGGGTCGAACACCCGCAGGCCCTGATCGACAAGGCCCGCTTCGGCCCCAATGCCGGCAACGAAATTCTCGGTGCCGCCGACTACAAGCTGGTCCACCACTGTGCCAACGGCCGCGCTGCCTACAGTTTCTGCATGTGCCCGGGCGGCCAGGTGGTCGCCGCCACTTCGGAAGAAGGCCGCGTCGTCACCAACGGCATGAGCCAGTACTCCCGCGCCGAACGCAACGCCAACGCCGCGCTGGTGGTCAACGTCAATCCCGAAGACTTCCCCGGCGACTACCGGACCAACCCACTGGCCGGCATCGACTTTCAGCGCCAATGGGAATCCGCCGCCTTTGTGGCCGGCGGCAGCACCTACGCCGCCCCCGCCCAGCGCGTCGGCGACTTCCTGGCCGGCCGGCCATCGACCGCCTTGGGCGAAGTCGATCCCTCCTACCAGCCCGGCGTGCACATGACCGACCTGTCGAGCTGCGTGCCGCCCTACGTCATCGACGCCCTGCGCGAGGCCATCCCGGCCTTCGACAAGCAGATTCGCGGCTTCGCCATGGCCGATGCCGTGCTGACCGGCGTCGAAACCCGCACCTCGTCACCAATCCGCATCAAGCGCGGCGACGATTACCAGAGCATCAACACGCGCGGACTCTACCCGGCCGGTGAAGGGGCGGGCTACGCGGGCGGCATCCTGTCAGCCGGCGTCGATGGCATCAAGGTCGCGGAGGCCTTGGCACTGTCGATGGCAAAAACGGTCGAAGCTGCAGCGCCCGCGCGGGCTTAG
- a CDS encoding c-type cytochrome, giving the protein MFKPLKPRLFLLLSAAMLAACGEVEDTRPGQPVKQRQMAFKEMVKTFEPMGVMLREGRYEADKFAALADKLMAKRDAPWSHFGPDTHYPPTKATPEVWKQPEQFEKNKQAFITATDTLRTAAQGKDKAQVEKAYEAVHEACKTCHKQFKER; this is encoded by the coding sequence ATGTTCAAACCCTTGAAACCTCGCCTTTTTTTGCTGCTCTCCGCAGCCATGCTTGCCGCCTGTGGCGAGGTCGAGGATACGCGGCCGGGACAACCGGTGAAGCAGCGCCAAATGGCGTTCAAGGAGATGGTCAAGACTTTCGAGCCCATGGGTGTGATGCTGCGCGAGGGGCGCTACGAGGCCGATAAATTTGCCGCACTGGCCGACAAGCTGATGGCCAAGCGCGATGCCCCCTGGTCGCATTTCGGCCCGGACACCCATTACCCACCGACCAAGGCGACACCGGAAGTCTGGAAGCAGCCGGAACAGTTCGAGAAGAACAAGCAGGCTTTCATCACGGCCACCGACACCCTGCGGACTGCCGCTCAGGGCAAGGACAAGGCACAGGTGGAGAAGGCCTACGAGGCCGTTCACGAAGCCTGCAAGACCTGCCACAAGCAGTTCAAGGAACGCTGA
- a CDS encoding ParB/RepB/Spo0J family partition protein — protein sequence MTFKDSSLQFQIVDITTLKPDAKHARQNINEDNLKGLINSIEKIGLIQPIVVRPADAAGNYTVIAGERRRQAAIAAGEKTIPVVIRACDPDEMLKVQVFENIGLGVRSALEPRDMANAIQTISEHFATLEEAAQYFGRAPTWLSQATAAANLSEKVTALLDSGKISSTGTAVQLEKLAKKNEAKAESLIDQIEQLPEGEKVSKKVVDNALSEATGRRKKTEEAAPASEPAMNGATTSAQGPAAVTVLPWEDAPSTPVAAPSPAARSKVSPGKVKLVAELLGLNEEDEEEILVRLIDEFLAMKNA from the coding sequence ATGACCTTCAAAGACAGTTCCTTGCAATTCCAGATCGTCGACATCACGACACTCAAACCCGATGCGAAGCATGCCCGGCAGAACATCAACGAAGACAATCTGAAGGGCCTGATCAACTCGATCGAGAAGATTGGCCTCATTCAACCCATCGTGGTTCGCCCAGCCGATGCGGCCGGGAACTACACTGTCATTGCTGGCGAACGTCGCCGCCAGGCGGCCATTGCCGCCGGTGAAAAGACCATCCCCGTGGTAATCCGCGCTTGCGATCCGGATGAAATGCTCAAAGTCCAGGTCTTCGAAAACATCGGCCTGGGCGTTCGTTCGGCGCTCGAACCGCGCGACATGGCCAATGCCATCCAGACCATCTCCGAACACTTCGCGACACTGGAAGAGGCCGCCCAATACTTCGGCCGCGCACCGACCTGGCTCAGCCAGGCCACTGCTGCCGCCAACTTGTCGGAAAAAGTCACCGCCCTGCTCGATTCGGGAAAGATCTCCAGCACCGGCACCGCCGTCCAGCTGGAGAAGCTGGCCAAGAAGAACGAAGCCAAGGCCGAATCGCTGATCGATCAGATTGAGCAGTTGCCGGAAGGCGAGAAGGTCTCCAAGAAGGTCGTCGACAATGCGCTTTCCGAGGCGACCGGTCGTCGCAAGAAAACCGAAGAAGCCGCCCCCGCTAGCGAACCAGCGATGAACGGCGCGACCACAAGCGCCCAGGGGCCCGCCGCAGTTACCGTTTTGCCTTGGGAGGATGCACCGAGCACGCCCGTTGCCGCACCCTCCCCTGCCGCCCGCAGCAAGGTCAGCCCCGGCAAGGTCAAGCTGGTTGCCGAACTGCTTGGACTGAATGAAGAAGATGAAGAGGAAATTCTGGTTCGGCTGATCGATGAATTCCTGGCCATGAAGAACGCCTGA
- a CDS encoding YkgJ family cysteine cluster protein gives MTPNSQKIRSLRQRIPAFECVPGCHDCCGPVTASSEEMARLPFKTEAEHAQALAELNCPHLGKNGCQVYAERPLVCRLFGTTPRLACPNGKRPEVMIDPAIEQQIYDYFKATRHVLV, from the coding sequence ATGACGCCCAACAGCCAGAAGATCCGCTCTCTGCGCCAACGCATTCCTGCCTTCGAGTGCGTTCCCGGCTGCCACGATTGCTGCGGCCCGGTCACTGCCTCCAGTGAGGAAATGGCCCGCCTTCCGTTCAAGACCGAAGCCGAGCATGCGCAGGCCCTGGCCGAACTCAACTGCCCGCACCTCGGAAAAAATGGCTGTCAGGTTTATGCCGAGCGCCCCCTGGTCTGCCGCCTGTTCGGCACGACGCCACGGCTGGCCTGCCCGAATGGCAAGCGGCCCGAGGTCATGATAGACCCGGCCATCGAACAGCAGATTTACGACTACTTCAAAGCGACCCGGCACGTTCTGGTTTGA
- a CDS encoding type II toxin-antitoxin system HicB family antitoxin: protein MNESTPYKIKYEVYPEGDLFIARCLDIDVASDGETDAEAVANLREAIELYFERNAEGLLRAHEEEEDD from the coding sequence ATGAACGAATCTACACCCTACAAAATCAAATACGAGGTTTATCCGGAAGGTGACCTCTTTATCGCCCGCTGCCTGGATATCGATGTCGCCAGCGATGGCGAAACCGATGCCGAGGCCGTTGCCAACTTGCGCGAGGCGATTGAACTCTATTTTGAACGGAACGCGGAAGGCTTGCTCCGGGCGCATGAAGAGGAAGAGGACGATTAA
- a CDS encoding VOC family protein, with protein sequence MKQTISFITLGVSDLARSRAFYKALGWQESSASQEAIAFFQAGSVAFALFQREALAEDAAVSPAGSGFSGFTLAHNVPSEAAVIATLEEAVAVGATLVRPADKVFWGGFRGYFADPDGFLWEVCHNPFIELDTDGFVKLPPVL encoded by the coding sequence ATGAAACAGACAATCAGCTTCATTACCCTCGGTGTCTCCGATCTGGCCCGCAGCCGGGCTTTTTACAAGGCCCTGGGTTGGCAGGAATCTTCGGCCAGCCAGGAGGCGATTGCCTTCTTTCAGGCCGGCTCGGTGGCGTTTGCCTTGTTCCAGCGGGAGGCGCTGGCCGAGGATGCGGCGGTGTCGCCCGCAGGGAGCGGGTTTTCCGGCTTTACGCTGGCCCACAATGTGCCCTCGGAGGCAGCGGTGATCGCGACACTGGAAGAGGCAGTCGCCGTTGGCGCGACCCTGGTCAGGCCGGCGGACAAGGTTTTCTGGGGCGGTTTTCGCGGCTACTTTGCCGACCCGGACGGTTTTTTGTGGGAGGTCTGCCACAACCCCTTCATCGAGCTCGATACGGATGGTTTCGTCAAACTCCCCCCGGTTTTGTAA
- a CDS encoding transglutaminase family protein — MSIHVALNHVTRYSYDRLINLGPQVIRLRPCPHSRTRILSYSLKIGPEKHFVNWQQDPQGNYLARLVFPEKTREFSIEVDMVAEMSVINPFDFFLEDHAEKIPFAYEAWERHELTPYLHKLPETPELKKYLAGISREPLRSVDFLVALNANLQKAIGYTIRMEPGVQTPEETLTKRTGSCRDSAWLLVQILRHLGLAARFVSGYLIQLTADVKSLDGPSGPEADFTDLHAWAEVYLPGAGWIGLDPTSGLFAGEGHIPLACTPEPGSAAPVTGSLDECETEFSHHMQVTRIWEAPRVTKPYTDEQWSEIENLGHQIDDTLGKRDVRLTQGGEPTFVAVDDPDGAEWNTAALGPTKRIFAADIFHRLREKYAPNGLMHFGQGKWYPGEQLPRWSLNCFWRKDGEPIWNAPELYANESVDYGATAEHAQRFLKRVAERLGMTSDYVFPAFEDVYYYMWRERRLPGNVDPFDSRVDDALERERLMKVFTQGMTYTVGHVLPIMKNVWNQWQTGPWFLRAERCYLFPGDSAMGYRLPFDSQPWTATSDYPYVNVPDAEMATDPLASWAALRARVSGETGVREPQMQSRHSGSVGTAGGESGDGKVRPWEKPTETMPRFKESAGWITRLAMCAEPRNGRLYVFMPPTEKLDDYLEIVAAVEATAEEMKMPVIMEGYEPPSDPRMTHFRVTPDPGVIEVNIHPAKSWDQLVDQTTHLYESAHYSRLTTEKFMVDGRHTGTGGGNHFVLGGATPNDSPFLRRPDLLKSLIAYWHNHPSLSYLFSGLFIGPTSQAPRVDEARNDSLYELEIAFKQIPQPGGVVPPWLIDRILRNLLTDVTGNTHRSEFCIDKLYSPDGPTGRLGLLELRAFEMPPHARMSLAQQLLLRALIARFWETPYEPARLARWGTELHDRFMLPFYAEQDFKDVMQEMAEAGFAFKAEWFAPHFEFRFPKYGDFAVKGMEFELRHALEPWHVTGEEGGAGTTVRYVDSSVERVQVKIKGMAPDRYVLTCNGVPVPLQNTGTNGEFVAGVRYRAWQPASCLHPTIGVHAPLVFDIVDTWMQRSLGGCQYHVAHPGGRSFDTFPVNAFEAESRRLARFFRFGHTPGKLQVRAPEVSGEHPFTLDLRRF, encoded by the coding sequence GTGTCGATCCACGTCGCCCTGAATCATGTCACCCGTTACAGTTACGATCGCCTGATCAATCTCGGGCCGCAGGTCATTCGTCTGCGGCCCTGTCCGCATTCACGGACCCGCATCCTGTCTTATTCGCTGAAGATCGGGCCGGAAAAGCACTTCGTTAACTGGCAGCAGGACCCGCAGGGCAACTACCTGGCCCGCCTGGTTTTCCCGGAGAAGACGCGCGAATTCAGCATCGAGGTCGACATGGTGGCCGAGATGTCGGTCATCAATCCCTTCGACTTCTTCCTCGAAGACCATGCCGAGAAGATTCCCTTCGCCTACGAGGCCTGGGAACGCCACGAACTGACGCCCTACCTGCACAAGCTGCCGGAAACGCCCGAGCTCAAAAAGTACCTGGCCGGCATCTCGCGCGAGCCGCTGCGCAGCGTCGATTTCCTCGTCGCCCTCAACGCCAACCTGCAAAAGGCCATCGGCTACACCATCCGCATGGAACCGGGCGTCCAGACCCCGGAAGAAACGCTGACCAAGCGTACCGGCTCGTGCCGCGACTCGGCCTGGCTGCTCGTCCAGATCCTGCGCCACCTCGGCCTGGCCGCCCGTTTCGTTTCCGGCTACCTGATCCAGCTCACCGCCGACGTCAAGTCGCTCGACGGCCCGTCCGGCCCGGAAGCCGATTTCACCGACCTCCACGCCTGGGCCGAAGTCTATCTGCCGGGCGCCGGCTGGATCGGCCTCGACCCGACCTCTGGCCTGTTTGCCGGCGAAGGCCACATCCCGCTCGCCTGCACACCGGAGCCGGGTTCGGCCGCGCCGGTCACCGGCAGCCTCGACGAATGCGAAACCGAGTTCTCGCACCACATGCAGGTCACCCGCATCTGGGAAGCGCCGCGCGTCACCAAGCCTTACACCGATGAACAGTGGAGCGAGATCGAAAACCTCGGCCACCAGATCGACGACACCCTCGGCAAGCGGGACGTCCGCTTGACCCAAGGTGGCGAACCGACCTTCGTCGCCGTCGACGATCCGGATGGCGCCGAATGGAACACCGCCGCCCTCGGCCCGACAAAACGCATTTTCGCGGCCGACATCTTCCATCGCCTGCGCGAAAAATACGCCCCGAACGGCCTGATGCACTTCGGTCAGGGCAAGTGGTATCCCGGCGAACAGTTGCCGCGCTGGAGCCTGAATTGCTTCTGGCGCAAGGACGGCGAGCCGATCTGGAATGCGCCCGAGCTGTACGCCAACGAAAGCGTCGATTACGGCGCGACGGCCGAACACGCCCAGCGTTTCCTCAAACGCGTCGCCGAACGCCTGGGCATGACTTCGGATTACGTCTTCCCGGCTTTCGAGGACGTTTATTACTACATGTGGCGCGAGCGCCGCCTGCCGGGTAACGTCGATCCCTTCGACTCCCGCGTCGACGACGCGCTGGAGCGCGAGCGCCTGATGAAGGTGTTCACGCAGGGCATGACCTACACCGTCGGCCATGTGCTGCCAATCATGAAGAACGTCTGGAACCAGTGGCAGACCGGTCCGTGGTTCCTGCGTGCCGAGCGCTGCTACCTGTTCCCCGGCGATTCGGCCATGGGCTACCGTTTGCCCTTCGACTCGCAGCCCTGGACGGCGACCAGCGACTATCCCTACGTCAATGTGCCAGATGCCGAAATGGCGACCGATCCGCTGGCCAGTTGGGCTGCGCTGCGCGCCCGCGTCAGCGGCGAAACTGGCGTCCGCGAGCCGCAGATGCAGAGCCGCCATTCGGGTAGCGTCGGCACCGCCGGCGGCGAGTCCGGCGATGGCAAGGTCCGGCCGTGGGAAAAGCCGACCGAAACGATGCCGCGCTTCAAGGAATCGGCCGGCTGGATCACCCGCCTCGCCATGTGCGCCGAGCCGCGCAACGGCCGTCTCTACGTCTTCATGCCGCCGACCGAGAAGCTCGACGACTATCTCGAAATCGTCGCCGCCGTCGAAGCAACGGCCGAAGAGATGAAGATGCCGGTCATCATGGAAGGCTACGAGCCGCCGTCCGACCCGCGCATGACCCACTTCCGCGTCACGCCCGACCCCGGCGTCATCGAAGTCAACATCCACCCGGCCAAGTCCTGGGATCAACTGGTCGACCAGACCACCCACCTCTACGAGTCGGCCCACTACTCGCGCCTGACCACCGAAAAGTTCATGGTCGACGGGCGTCATACCGGTACCGGCGGCGGCAATCACTTCGTGCTTGGCGGCGCCACGCCGAACGATTCGCCCTTCCTCCGCCGGCCGGACCTGCTCAAGAGCCTGATCGCCTACTGGCACAATCATCCGAGCCTGTCCTACCTGTTCTCCGGCCTGTTCATCGGCCCGACCAGCCAGGCGCCGCGCGTCGATGAAGCCCGCAACGACAGCCTTTACGAGCTCGAAATCGCCTTCAAGCAGATTCCGCAGCCGGGTGGCGTCGTCCCGCCGTGGCTCATCGACCGCATCCTGCGCAACCTGCTCACCGATGTCACCGGCAACACGCACCGTTCCGAGTTCTGTATCGACAAGCTTTACTCGCCGGACGGCCCGACCGGACGCCTCGGCCTGCTTGAACTGCGCGCCTTCGAAATGCCGCCGCACGCCCGCATGTCGCTCGCCCAGCAACTGCTGCTGCGCGCCCTGATCGCCCGCTTCTGGGAAACGCCCTACGAGCCGGCCCGCCTGGCCCGCTGGGGCACCGAGTTGCACGACCGCTTCATGCTGCCCTTCTACGCCGAGCAGGATTTCAAGGACGTCATGCAGGAAATGGCCGAGGCCGGCTTCGCCTTCAAGGCCGAATGGTTCGCCCCGCACTTCGAATTCCGCTTCCCGAAATACGGCGATTTCGCCGTCAAGGGCATGGAGTTCGAACTGCGTCACGCGCTTGAACCCTGGCACGTCACGGGCGAGGAGGGCGGGGCTGGAACCACGGTGCGCTACGTCGATTCCTCGGTCGAGCGCGTCCAGGTCAAGATCAAGGGCATGGCGCCCGACCGTTACGTGCTGACCTGCAACGGCGTTCCGGTGCCGCTGCAGAACACCGGCACCAACGGCGAGTTCGTCGCCGGCGTGCGCTACCGCGCCTGGCAGCCGGCGTCCTGCCTGCACCCGACCATCGGCGTCCATGCGCCGCTGGTCTTCGACATCGTCGATACCTGGATGCAGCGTTCGCTCGGCGGTTGCCAGTACCACGTAGCGCACCCGGGCGGGCGCAGTTTCGACACCTTCCCGGTCAATGCCTTCGAGGCTGAAAGCCGCCGTCTGGCGCGCTTCTTCCGCTTCGGCCACACGCCGGGCAAGCTGCAGGTCAGGGCGCCTGAGGTCAGCGGGGAGCACCCGTTTACGCTAGACTTGCGGCGGTTTTGA
- a CDS encoding circularly permuted type 2 ATP-grasp protein produces MVRTLLTIYPNSPRRYDEMLTAKGDVRPHWAPFLNHLDTLTPEEMRRRLDFAEQRIQENGVTYNVYADPNGGDRPWALDPLPLIIPPEEWAEVSAAVAQRATLLNAILADLYGEQTLLAEGLLPPALVYGQHGYLWPCRGIKPPGGVWLHHYAVDLARSPNGRWWVIADRTQAPSGAGYALENRLVVSRVFPEMFRDLRVQHVADFFRDQLDGLSALAPVEGDEQPHMVLLTPGPYNETYFEHAYLARYLGFPLVEGQDLTVRGDTVYLKTLRGLKRVHVILRRQDDAYCDPLELRGESALGIPGLVNVARAGRVVIANALGSGLLASGAIMGFLPAICRRLLGEELAMPSVATWWCGEKPALDFVKENFDDLVIKPAYPTQNMEPVFGNELKGEARAEMLHRIEARPHAYVAQEMINLSQAPTWSRAHERRLLARPVGLRAYAVTTPDGYSVMPGGLARVTTGAGARIISMQRGGASKDAWVLTKGAVSQFSMLKPSVGVRDLVRAGANLSSRVVENLFWLGRYSERFDDSARMLRVALSRVVVGGGQKTPVVVWAMELARRLGVLPEIGEDTEIKEGSEHELLEAIYDPAQPGGLASNIRSLMWSATHVRERLSLDHWHSLNRLQRDQQAALKVHPTLTEAIAFLDRVLGVSSSLTGFAMDNMTRDDGWRFLIIGRRLERLSFLAMSVAHFLRMPSSRGAGSLEWLLELSDSIITYRSRYSRQPELLPVIDLLVFDDSNPHGVVFQAKVLMRYLERMARELGVSFEEGLAEALERLHGFDLERLENIEFDDSMDCPPCEELADLLQGLDSAAAQLSAALGMRYFTHVGDVSRQTMAV; encoded by the coding sequence ATGGTTCGCACGCTCCTGACGATTTACCCCAACAGTCCCCGCCGCTACGACGAAATGCTGACGGCGAAGGGCGATGTGCGTCCGCATTGGGCGCCGTTCCTGAACCATCTCGATACGCTGACGCCGGAAGAAATGCGTCGGCGTCTCGATTTTGCCGAGCAGCGGATTCAGGAAAATGGCGTCACCTACAACGTCTACGCCGACCCGAACGGCGGTGACCGGCCATGGGCGCTCGACCCGCTGCCGCTGATCATTCCGCCTGAGGAATGGGCCGAAGTGTCGGCCGCCGTCGCCCAGCGCGCCACCCTGCTCAATGCCATCCTGGCCGACCTTTATGGCGAACAGACCTTGCTCGCCGAGGGGCTGCTGCCACCGGCGCTGGTCTATGGTCAGCACGGCTATTTGTGGCCTTGCCGCGGCATCAAGCCGCCGGGCGGGGTCTGGCTGCATCATTACGCCGTCGATCTGGCTCGCTCGCCCAATGGCCGCTGGTGGGTCATCGCCGACCGCACGCAGGCGCCGTCCGGGGCCGGTTATGCGCTGGAAAACCGGCTGGTCGTCTCGCGCGTCTTTCCCGAAATGTTCCGCGACCTGCGCGTCCAGCACGTCGCCGACTTCTTCCGCGACCAGCTCGACGGCCTCTCCGCGCTGGCGCCGGTCGAGGGCGACGAGCAGCCGCACATGGTGCTGCTGACGCCGGGGCCGTACAACGAAACCTATTTCGAACACGCCTACCTGGCCCGCTACCTTGGTTTTCCGCTGGTCGAGGGGCAGGATCTGACGGTGCGCGGCGACACGGTTTACCTGAAAACCTTGCGTGGCCTCAAGCGCGTGCATGTCATCCTGCGCCGCCAGGACGACGCCTATTGCGACCCGCTCGAACTGCGCGGCGAATCGGCGCTCGGCATTCCGGGGCTGGTCAATGTGGCGCGCGCCGGCCGCGTCGTCATCGCCAATGCGCTGGGCAGCGGCCTGCTCGCCTCGGGCGCGATCATGGGCTTCCTGCCGGCCATCTGCCGACGCCTGCTCGGCGAAGAACTGGCCATGCCGTCGGTCGCCACCTGGTGGTGCGGCGAAAAGCCGGCGCTCGATTTCGTCAAGGAAAACTTTGACGATCTTGTCATCAAGCCGGCCTACCCGACGCAGAACATGGAGCCGGTTTTCGGCAACGAATTGAAGGGCGAAGCGCGCGCCGAGATGCTGCACCGGATCGAGGCGCGACCGCATGCCTACGTCGCCCAGGAAATGATCAACCTGTCGCAGGCGCCAACCTGGAGCCGGGCCCACGAACGTCGCCTGCTGGCCCGCCCGGTTGGCCTGCGCGCCTATGCCGTGACCACGCCGGATGGCTACTCGGTGATGCCGGGCGGCCTGGCCCGGGTGACGACCGGGGCCGGCGCCCGCATCATTTCCATGCAACGCGGCGGTGCCTCGAAGGATGCCTGGGTGCTGACCAAGGGCGCGGTCAGCCAGTTCTCGATGCTCAAGCCCTCGGTCGGCGTGCGCGACCTGGTGCGGGCCGGCGCCAACCTCAGCTCGCGCGTCGTCGAAAACCTCTTCTGGCTTGGCCGCTATTCCGAACGTTTCGACGACAGCGCGCGCATGCTGCGCGTTGCGCTATCGCGCGTCGTCGTCGGCGGCGGGCAGAAGACGCCGGTGGTGGTCTGGGCCATGGAACTGGCGCGGCGCCTCGGTGTTCTGCCCGAAATCGGCGAGGACACCGAAATCAAGGAAGGCAGCGAACACGAATTGCTGGAAGCCATCTACGACCCGGCGCAACCGGGCGGGCTGGCCAGCAATATCCGCAGCCTGATGTGGTCGGCAACGCATGTGCGCGAGCGCCTGTCGCTCGACCACTGGCATTCGCTGAACCGCCTGCAGCGCGACCAGCAGGCCGCGCTGAAAGTGCATCCGACGCTGACCGAAGCCATCGCCTTCCTCGACCGCGTGCTCGGCGTTTCGTCGTCGCTGACCGGCTTCGCCATGGACAACATGACGCGCGACGACGGCTGGCGTTTCCTGATCATCGGCCGCCGCCTCGAACGGCTGTCCTTCCTGGCAATGAGCGTGGCGCATTTCCTGCGCATGCCGTCCTCGCGTGGGGCCGGCTCGCTGGAGTGGCTGCTCGAACTGTCCGATTCGATCATCACCTACCGCTCGCGTTACTCCCGCCAGCCGGAGTTGCTGCCGGTCATCGACCTGCTCGTCTTTGACGACAGCAACCCGCACGGTGTCGTCTTTCAGGCCAAAGTGCTGATGCGCTACCTCGAGCGCATGGCCCGCGAACTTGGCGTGAGTTTCGAGGAGGGCCTGGCCGAAGCCCTGGAGCGGCTGCACGGCTTCGATCTTGAGCGGCTGGAAAATATCGAGTTTGACGACTCGATGGATTGCCCGCCCTGCGAAGAACTTGCCGATCTGCTGCAAGGCCTCGACAGTGCCGCAGCGCAGCTTTCCGCGGCGCTGGGCATGCGCTACTTCACCCATGTCGGCGATGTCAGCCGGCAGACCATGGCGGTTTGA